From Candidatus Neomarinimicrobiota bacterium:
TTTCAGAATTTTATTATAGAAATGGTCAATTAAAATTGTCGACAAATTATGAGTCTCATAAATTAGATGGTGAAGTCCTATCATATTTTGCATTTGGAGAAATCAAATCAAAAACGACTTATCTATCTGGTGAGAAAAACGGCCCTTACGAAATTTGGTCAAACAACGCACGGCTAGAAGAAAAAGGAAGTTTTGCTAATGATCAACTTCATGGACAAATTCAGCGTTGGTATTCCAATGGTGTTCTCGCATCCATTGCCGACTATGATGAAGGAATTTTTGAAGGCTTAACCCAAATCTTTACATTATCAAATAGCTTGAAACGGGAATTATTTTATGAAAAAGGAATAGAAATTGCTCGAATTGAATATCATGATAATGGCCGCTTGAAACGAGTACTTATCTTTAATGATGGCGAAACGCTATATGAAAGGAAATGGAACCTATTAGGGGTAGAAGAAACGGAAGAAAAGTATATCCTTGGGACTAAATTAGACAGCGAATTTTATTTATCGGGATTTTTGAAATATGAGTGTATTTATAAAAATGGGCAGAAGCACGGGATGGAATGGTGGTTTAATGCTCAACACAATCCAACTAAGGTTAATTTGTATTATTTGGGAAAATCCATTGTGGGCCATGAATTGGTTTATGAAACAAGTGAATAAAGAATTTTAAAGAGTGTAATTTCGTCGCTTATGGAAAAAACAATTATCGATTATATCATGGTTTTTGCAGTACCTATGGGAACAATTCTTGTTGGAATTATTCTTGGGTGGCTGTTCAAACGATTCATTCATCACCGATTAAAGAAGATTACTGAAAAGACAGATTGGAAAGGGGATGATGTCATTTTTGATGCCATCGAATCTCATATTGTACTATGGTTCTTTTTAGCCTCTCTGAATATTGCGTCCAGCGACATCCCATTATTAAGTGATGTTTATCTCGGGTATTTAAGCAAAATTATTGTTTCTGTTCTGATTCTATCTGTGACTTTGGCCGCTTCTCGCATCGGTGTTGGACTCCTCAATTTTTGGGCAGAAAGACAGGGTACCGATCTTCCGTCTACAACCATTTTTGTAAACCTTTTACGGATTGTCATAATCTCGGTGGGTGTTCTAATTATACTCCAATCATTGGGTCTTTCTATCACGCCGCTGCTCACTGCATTTGGTGTGGGTGGTTTGGCCATCTCATTGGCATTAAAGGATACACTTTCTGATTTTTTTGCAGGATTACATATTCTCCTGTCTCAAAAAGTAAAACCCGGTGATTTTGTAGAATTGGATTCCGGTTATATGGGTTATGTGCAAAATATCACTTGGAGGCACACCACCCTTATGGAACGGACAAATAATATTGTTACCGTTCCCAATGCAAGAATTTCAGCTGCCATTGTTAAAAATTATGATAAAGGGGATCCCAGTTTTTCTATCCGAGTTTCTGTTGGTGTCTCGTACGAAAGTGATTTAGATTACGTAGTCAAGGTGACTCAAGAAGTCGCCGCTGGTGTTATTAAAGATGTAGAGGGTGCACGTGAAGATTCGCCTGCAGTAGTTCGTTGTTTTGAATTTGGTGATTCAAGCGTGAATCTAAAAGTCTATTTCCGCGGAAAGAAATATGGCGATCAACATCCCATTATAGACGAATTTGTGAGAAGACTTCATAAGCGCTACCAAATTGAAAATATAGAAATTCCTTTCCCAATTCGCACTTTGATCCACAAAAACGAGCAGCAATGAAAAGCTGGATAGTCTTGGGTGCCTCTTTGGCTGCCCTTGCTGTTATGTTTGGTGCGTTTGGGGCCCACGGACTCAAAAGCAAAGTAACCCCTGAAGATTTGGCAATCTTTGAAACGGGCGTTCGTTATCACATGTACCACGCTTTAGGATTAATCTTGATTGGTATTTTGGGATTCCATTTCAATTCAGAAGTAATCCAACTTCCA
This genomic window contains:
- a CDS encoding mechanosensitive ion channel family protein, whose product is MEKTIIDYIMVFAVPMGTILVGIILGWLFKRFIHHRLKKITEKTDWKGDDVIFDAIESHIVLWFFLASLNIASSDIPLLSDVYLGYLSKIIVSVLILSVTLAASRIGVGLLNFWAERQGTDLPSTTIFVNLLRIVIISVGVLIILQSLGLSITPLLTAFGVGGLAISLALKDTLSDFFAGLHILLSQKVKPGDFVELDSGYMGYVQNITWRHTTLMERTNNIVTVPNARISAAIVKNYDKGDPSFSIRVSVGVSYESDLDYVVKVTQEVAAGVIKDVEGAREDSPAVVRCFEFGDSSVNLKVYFRGKKYGDQHPIIDEFVRRLHKRYQIENIEIPFPIRTLIHKNEQQ
- a CDS encoding DUF423 domain-containing protein, producing the protein MKSWIVLGASLAALAVMFGAFGAHGLKSKVTPEDLAIFETGVRYHMYHALGLILIGILGFHFNSEVIQLP